The Colletes latitarsis isolate SP2378_abdomen chromosome 14, iyColLati1, whole genome shotgun sequence genome has a segment encoding these proteins:
- the Ada2b gene encoding transcriptional adapter 2B isoform X4 → MADLYAKYNCTYCQEDITGLRVRCVECPDFDLCLQCFSAGAEIGPHKNDHSYQFMDSGTISIFNGRGNWTAREQLRLLDAIEQFGFGNWEDISKHIETRTPEEAKEEYIARYLDGNIGKHTWPPTESYRPNLMDQTKSDHGPLSPDLTSRLPPLDITPEEAAQLGYMPQRDDFERDYNHEAESLVSSLFLNPAEDDDLDIALKLAQVDMYTNNLRERARRKRVVRDYQLVSAFFSSSRKDKALKRKQTKEEREFRDRMRAFAQFYTAQEYEQFLTNLERERELRLRLTELYRYREHGISRHEECAHFEQVIAQTQGQNDAADHWNEKKSGSSGPSTPIHRHTSKKREEEKSYSSIDRKYTAKDLPSSSSSISQTNLNRTTTPANQWAEPDNNLNSSSQHSTSSSSTVEKNYTATTSGKSCSASGDLEERDIELETAAHLLTKQEKSLCLQLDLKPTQYLTQKTLLLQEYLNGNRRSGVVPQSEPERKILHYLVTNGWIAAN, encoded by the exons ATGGCGG ATTTGTATGCTAAATACAACTGCACCTATTGTCAAGAGGACATCACGGGTTTACGTGTAAGATGTGTGGAATGCCCGGATTTCGACCTCTGCTTGCAG TGTTTTTCCGCCGGAGCTGAAATTGGTCCACATAAAAATGATCACTCTTATCAGTTTATG GATTCTGGTACCATTAGTATATTTAATGGTAGAGGAAATTGGACTGCTAGGGAACAACTTAGACTCTTGGATGCCATTGAACAATTTGGTTTTGGAAACTGGGAAGATATTAGTAAACATATTGAAACACGTACGCCAGAAG AAGCAAAAGAAGAATATATTGCTAGATACCTTGATGGCAATATTGGTAAACACACATGGCCACCAACAGAAAGCTATAGACCAAATCTTATGGATCAAACTAAGTCAGATCATGGGCCTCTGTCACCTGATCTTACATCTCGGTTACCACCATTGGATATTACTCCAGAGGAAGCTGCACAATTGGGTTATATGCCACAACGAGATGATTTTGAAAGA GATTACAATCATGAAGCAGAGTCACTCGTATCGTCGTTATTCCTGAATCCAGCAGAGGATGATGATTTGGATATAGCATTGAAACTTGCGCAAGTTGATATGTATACCAACAATTTAAGAGAAAGAGCACGTCGGAAAAGGGTAGTGCGCGATTATCAACTTGTGTCAGCATTCTTTTCATCGTCCAGGAAAGATAAGGCGTTAAAAAGAAAGCAAACAAAGGAGGAAAG GGAATTTAGGGACAGAATGCGAGCATTTGCACAGTTTTATACGGCGCAGGAGTACGAGCAATTTTTAACAAACCTCGAGAGGGAAAGAGAGTTGCGTTTGCGTCTTACTGAATTATATCGTTATCGGGAACATGGCATTTCAAGGCACGAAGAATGCGCTCATTTTGAGCAAGTAATTGCACAAACTCAGGGACAAAATGACGCAGCGGATCATTGGAATGAAAAAAAATCT GGCAGCAGTGGGCCGTCCACACCAATACACCGCCACACCTCAAAAAAAAG AGAAGAAGAAAAAAGTTACTCTTCCATCGACCGAAAGTACACTGCAAAAGACTTACCCAGCAGCAGCTCCTCAATCAGTCAAACCAATCTCAATCGGACGACGACTCCAGCCAATCAGTGGGCGGAGCCGGATAACAATCTGAATTCTTCCAGCCAGCACTCTACCAGCTCCAGTTCTACTGTAGAAAAGAACTACACTGCGACAACTTCCGGAAAATCTTGTTCGGCGTCTGGAGACTTAGAGGAGCGAGACATAGAATTGGAAACTGCGGCTCATTTGTTAACTAAGCAAGAGAAATCCTTGTGTCTCCAGCTTGATCTGAAGCCAACACAGTATTTAACGCAGAAAACGTTGTTGTTGCAA GAGTATCTAAATGGTAATAGGAGATCTGGCGTTGTACCTCAGTCGGAACCAGAGCGTAAGATACTACATTATCTGGTAACAAATGGCTGGATCGCGGCCAATtga
- the Ada2b gene encoding transcriptional adapter 2B isoform X5, with the protein MADLYAKYNCTYCQEDITGLRVRCVECPDFDLCLQCFSAGAEIGPHKNDHSYQFMDSGTISIFNGRGNWTAREQLRLLDAIEQFGFGNWEDISKHIETRTPEEAKEEYIARYLDGNIGKHTWPPTESYRPNLMDQTKSDHGPLSPDLTSRLPPLDITPEEAAQLGYMPQRDDFERDYNHEAESLVSSLFLNPAEDDDLDIALKLAQVDMYTNNLRERARRKRVVRDYQLVSAFFSSSRKDKALKRKQTKEEREFRDRMRAFAQFYTAQEYEQFLTNLERERELRLRLTELYRYREHGISRHEECAHFEQVIAQTQGQNDAADHWNEKKSAFVNRLYQFAFHLGQQWAVHTNTPPHLKKKRRRKKLLFHRPKVHCKRLTQQQLLNQSNQSQSDDDSSQSVGGAG; encoded by the exons ATGGCGG ATTTGTATGCTAAATACAACTGCACCTATTGTCAAGAGGACATCACGGGTTTACGTGTAAGATGTGTGGAATGCCCGGATTTCGACCTCTGCTTGCAG TGTTTTTCCGCCGGAGCTGAAATTGGTCCACATAAAAATGATCACTCTTATCAGTTTATG GATTCTGGTACCATTAGTATATTTAATGGTAGAGGAAATTGGACTGCTAGGGAACAACTTAGACTCTTGGATGCCATTGAACAATTTGGTTTTGGAAACTGGGAAGATATTAGTAAACATATTGAAACACGTACGCCAGAAG AAGCAAAAGAAGAATATATTGCTAGATACCTTGATGGCAATATTGGTAAACACACATGGCCACCAACAGAAAGCTATAGACCAAATCTTATGGATCAAACTAAGTCAGATCATGGGCCTCTGTCACCTGATCTTACATCTCGGTTACCACCATTGGATATTACTCCAGAGGAAGCTGCACAATTGGGTTATATGCCACAACGAGATGATTTTGAAAGA GATTACAATCATGAAGCAGAGTCACTCGTATCGTCGTTATTCCTGAATCCAGCAGAGGATGATGATTTGGATATAGCATTGAAACTTGCGCAAGTTGATATGTATACCAACAATTTAAGAGAAAGAGCACGTCGGAAAAGGGTAGTGCGCGATTATCAACTTGTGTCAGCATTCTTTTCATCGTCCAGGAAAGATAAGGCGTTAAAAAGAAAGCAAACAAAGGAGGAAAG GGAATTTAGGGACAGAATGCGAGCATTTGCACAGTTTTATACGGCGCAGGAGTACGAGCAATTTTTAACAAACCTCGAGAGGGAAAGAGAGTTGCGTTTGCGTCTTACTGAATTATATCGTTATCGGGAACATGGCATTTCAAGGCACGAAGAATGCGCTCATTTTGAGCAAGTAATTGCACAAACTCAGGGACAAAATGACGCAGCGGATCATTGGAATGAAAAAAAATCT GCATTTGTGAACAGATTGTATCAGTTTGCATTTCACTTAGGGCAGCAGTGGGCCGTCCACACCAATACACCGCCACACCTCAAAAAAAAG AGAAGAAGAAAAAAGTTACTCTTCCATCGACCGAAAGTACACTGCAAAAGACTTACCCAGCAGCAGCTCCTCAATCAGTCAAACCAATCTCAATCGGACGACGACTCCAGCCAATCAGTGGGCGGAGCCGGATAA
- the Csp3 gene encoding chemosensory protein 3, which translates to MKLAVFCLFAFAAIVYVAARPEDKKYTNKFDNINVDQILHNDRLLHNYFKCLMDQGRCTPEGSELKQILPDALATECSKCSQKQMDVTKKVVKFLVENKPDLWNQLADKYDPDKKYRTKFESEAKKHGIHV; encoded by the exons ATGAAACTCGCAGTGTTCTGTTTGTTCGCCTTCGCGGCGATCGTCTACGTGGCTGCCCGTCCCGAAGACAAGAAATACACGAACAAATTCGACAACATCAACGTGGACCAGATCCTGCACAACGATCGACTGTTGCACAACTATTTCAAATGCTTGATGGACCAGGGAAGGTGCACACCGGAGGGCAGCGAGCTCAAAC AGATCCTGCCCGACGCTCTAGCCACCGAGTGCAGCAAATGTTCGCAGAAGCAAATGGACGTGACGAAGAAGGTGGTGAAGTTCCTCGTTGAAAATAAACCAGACCTCTGGAACCAGCTGGCGGATAAATACGACCCCGACAAGAAGTACAGGACTAAATTCGAGTCGGAAGCGAAGAAGCACGGCATCCATGTTTGA
- the Ada2b gene encoding transcriptional adapter 2B isoform X1, which translates to MADLYAKYNCTYCQEDITGLRVRCVECPDFDLCLQCFSAGAEIGPHKNDHSYQFMDSGTISIFNGRGNWTAREQLRLLDAIEQFGFGNWEDISKHIETRTPEEAKEEYIARYLDGNIGKHTWPPTESYRPNLMDQTKSDHGPLSPDLTSRLPPLDITPEEAAQLGYMPQRDDFERDYNHEAESLVSSLFLNPAEDDDLDIALKLAQVDMYTNNLRERARRKRVVRDYQLVSAFFSSSRKDKALKRKQTKEEREFRDRMRAFAQFYTAQEYEQFLTNLERERELRLRLTELYRYREHGISRHEECAHFEQVIAQTQGQNDAADHWNEKKSAFVNRLYQFAFHLGQQWAVHTNTPPHLKKKVQERISKVNALTASFRKNRDAKSEEEKSYSSIDRKYTAKDLPSSSSSISQTNLNRTTTPANQWAEPDNNLNSSSQHSTSSSSTVEKNYTATTSGKSCSASGDLEERDIELETAAHLLTKQEKSLCLQLDLKPTQYLTQKTLLLQEYLNGNRRSGVVPQSEPERKILHYLVTNGWIAAN; encoded by the exons ATGGCGG ATTTGTATGCTAAATACAACTGCACCTATTGTCAAGAGGACATCACGGGTTTACGTGTAAGATGTGTGGAATGCCCGGATTTCGACCTCTGCTTGCAG TGTTTTTCCGCCGGAGCTGAAATTGGTCCACATAAAAATGATCACTCTTATCAGTTTATG GATTCTGGTACCATTAGTATATTTAATGGTAGAGGAAATTGGACTGCTAGGGAACAACTTAGACTCTTGGATGCCATTGAACAATTTGGTTTTGGAAACTGGGAAGATATTAGTAAACATATTGAAACACGTACGCCAGAAG AAGCAAAAGAAGAATATATTGCTAGATACCTTGATGGCAATATTGGTAAACACACATGGCCACCAACAGAAAGCTATAGACCAAATCTTATGGATCAAACTAAGTCAGATCATGGGCCTCTGTCACCTGATCTTACATCTCGGTTACCACCATTGGATATTACTCCAGAGGAAGCTGCACAATTGGGTTATATGCCACAACGAGATGATTTTGAAAGA GATTACAATCATGAAGCAGAGTCACTCGTATCGTCGTTATTCCTGAATCCAGCAGAGGATGATGATTTGGATATAGCATTGAAACTTGCGCAAGTTGATATGTATACCAACAATTTAAGAGAAAGAGCACGTCGGAAAAGGGTAGTGCGCGATTATCAACTTGTGTCAGCATTCTTTTCATCGTCCAGGAAAGATAAGGCGTTAAAAAGAAAGCAAACAAAGGAGGAAAG GGAATTTAGGGACAGAATGCGAGCATTTGCACAGTTTTATACGGCGCAGGAGTACGAGCAATTTTTAACAAACCTCGAGAGGGAAAGAGAGTTGCGTTTGCGTCTTACTGAATTATATCGTTATCGGGAACATGGCATTTCAAGGCACGAAGAATGCGCTCATTTTGAGCAAGTAATTGCACAAACTCAGGGACAAAATGACGCAGCGGATCATTGGAATGAAAAAAAATCT GCATTTGTGAACAGATTGTATCAGTTTGCATTTCACTTAGGGCAGCAGTGGGCCGTCCACACCAATACACCGCCACACCTCAAAAAAAAGGTACAAGAGAGAATTTCAAAAGTAAATGCATTAACCGCTTCATTTCGCAAAAATAGAGACGCAAAATC AGAAGAAGAAAAAAGTTACTCTTCCATCGACCGAAAGTACACTGCAAAAGACTTACCCAGCAGCAGCTCCTCAATCAGTCAAACCAATCTCAATCGGACGACGACTCCAGCCAATCAGTGGGCGGAGCCGGATAACAATCTGAATTCTTCCAGCCAGCACTCTACCAGCTCCAGTTCTACTGTAGAAAAGAACTACACTGCGACAACTTCCGGAAAATCTTGTTCGGCGTCTGGAGACTTAGAGGAGCGAGACATAGAATTGGAAACTGCGGCTCATTTGTTAACTAAGCAAGAGAAATCCTTGTGTCTCCAGCTTGATCTGAAGCCAACACAGTATTTAACGCAGAAAACGTTGTTGTTGCAA GAGTATCTAAATGGTAATAGGAGATCTGGCGTTGTACCTCAGTCGGAACCAGAGCGTAAGATACTACATTATCTGGTAACAAATGGCTGGATCGCGGCCAATtga
- the Ada2b gene encoding transcriptional adapter 2B isoform X3 has product MADLYAKYNCTYCQEDITGLRVRCVECPDFDLCLQCFSAGAEIGPHKNDHSYQFMDSGTISIFNGRGNWTAREQLRLLDAIEQFGFGNWEDISKHIETRTPEEAKEEYIARYLDGNIGKHTWPPTESYRPNLMDQTKSDHGPLSPDLTSRLPPLDITPEEAAQLGYMPQRDDFERDYNHEAESLVSSLFLNPAEDDDLDIALKLAQVDMYTNNLRERARRKRVVRDYQLVSAFFSSSRKDKALKRKQTKEEREFRDRMRAFAQFYTAQEYEQFLTNLERERELRLRLTELYRYREHGISRHEECAHFEQVIAQTQGQNDAADHWNEKKSQWAVHTNTPPHLKKKVQERISKVNALTASFRKNRDAKSEEEKSYSSIDRKYTAKDLPSSSSSISQTNLNRTTTPANQWAEPDNNLNSSSQHSTSSSSTVEKNYTATTSGKSCSASGDLEERDIELETAAHLLTKQEKSLCLQLDLKPTQYLTQKTLLLQEYLNGNRRSGVVPQSEPERKILHYLVTNGWIAAN; this is encoded by the exons ATGGCGG ATTTGTATGCTAAATACAACTGCACCTATTGTCAAGAGGACATCACGGGTTTACGTGTAAGATGTGTGGAATGCCCGGATTTCGACCTCTGCTTGCAG TGTTTTTCCGCCGGAGCTGAAATTGGTCCACATAAAAATGATCACTCTTATCAGTTTATG GATTCTGGTACCATTAGTATATTTAATGGTAGAGGAAATTGGACTGCTAGGGAACAACTTAGACTCTTGGATGCCATTGAACAATTTGGTTTTGGAAACTGGGAAGATATTAGTAAACATATTGAAACACGTACGCCAGAAG AAGCAAAAGAAGAATATATTGCTAGATACCTTGATGGCAATATTGGTAAACACACATGGCCACCAACAGAAAGCTATAGACCAAATCTTATGGATCAAACTAAGTCAGATCATGGGCCTCTGTCACCTGATCTTACATCTCGGTTACCACCATTGGATATTACTCCAGAGGAAGCTGCACAATTGGGTTATATGCCACAACGAGATGATTTTGAAAGA GATTACAATCATGAAGCAGAGTCACTCGTATCGTCGTTATTCCTGAATCCAGCAGAGGATGATGATTTGGATATAGCATTGAAACTTGCGCAAGTTGATATGTATACCAACAATTTAAGAGAAAGAGCACGTCGGAAAAGGGTAGTGCGCGATTATCAACTTGTGTCAGCATTCTTTTCATCGTCCAGGAAAGATAAGGCGTTAAAAAGAAAGCAAACAAAGGAGGAAAG GGAATTTAGGGACAGAATGCGAGCATTTGCACAGTTTTATACGGCGCAGGAGTACGAGCAATTTTTAACAAACCTCGAGAGGGAAAGAGAGTTGCGTTTGCGTCTTACTGAATTATATCGTTATCGGGAACATGGCATTTCAAGGCACGAAGAATGCGCTCATTTTGAGCAAGTAATTGCACAAACTCAGGGACAAAATGACGCAGCGGATCATTGGAATGAAAAAAAATCT CAGTGGGCCGTCCACACCAATACACCGCCACACCTCAAAAAAAAGGTACAAGAGAGAATTTCAAAAGTAAATGCATTAACCGCTTCATTTCGCAAAAATAGAGACGCAAAATC AGAAGAAGAAAAAAGTTACTCTTCCATCGACCGAAAGTACACTGCAAAAGACTTACCCAGCAGCAGCTCCTCAATCAGTCAAACCAATCTCAATCGGACGACGACTCCAGCCAATCAGTGGGCGGAGCCGGATAACAATCTGAATTCTTCCAGCCAGCACTCTACCAGCTCCAGTTCTACTGTAGAAAAGAACTACACTGCGACAACTTCCGGAAAATCTTGTTCGGCGTCTGGAGACTTAGAGGAGCGAGACATAGAATTGGAAACTGCGGCTCATTTGTTAACTAAGCAAGAGAAATCCTTGTGTCTCCAGCTTGATCTGAAGCCAACACAGTATTTAACGCAGAAAACGTTGTTGTTGCAA GAGTATCTAAATGGTAATAGGAGATCTGGCGTTGTACCTCAGTCGGAACCAGAGCGTAAGATACTACATTATCTGGTAACAAATGGCTGGATCGCGGCCAATtga
- the LOC143350047 gene encoding protein sneaky: MENATSIGRQVEIFKKQFFKYYSRHFPSLFSLCYDPIGTHKKTRAFVGFLMGFLMSTFLYEFIIVDLRFDQYTSFSLAVIVVTMLSIGCASSIQVRCICLLTIPSFVGRSGRSMLRALVLGYVIAGPLFNMVYNAKEVVRTFACTSQLTYNLTKTRFDLMFKPFQQAVLAMKTNGEEIKDTLSSVRDLMSPIVEEIEGENEMMRLKEENDYLDELQGDTKRSKEIEEKHEKKLEEAKSEADVYEAKYKKKIEARCEEQLSRGADRCRDMFSTAYNNCYAKVTVFIGWLLCWPMKLTFVCNLAQALGGSSVCDPAGKVDNGIGKGYAALKSTRDEFSRSLKDAKLQYKVKRPPVIMDLKDSAYAAKMVIHEFTVRRQIFESVMVIVKRCLSFVFLKIILNAQSYHDKYLDEIEHDNIYVTPYFRRIDARRKARGSSTLLPLKKIERKKFVDPYSLKPGKAEGLQTAGQMSKLFLEIITATIFIILDSSFYETLDLIRRHAHIEYTQEGHHDLSLEIRGTGVIASLIRSAVHGFNVKKHVKTVTSNRACLPRPIKLPGYVLLQIYGTFLGIFLLIVASVYTQRTRRGICSFFYRKREKRRVLYLYNESLRRRIGFAKFMKAKVKSLVRTRRLEHEVDFWMSLRLKWPRRFGWLKFFACAREKCLICGDVEPRKGPNHRRCNTPGCPFVHCSECWRDVGKICYACADLPETDSEEYDTQRSDF, translated from the exons ATGGAAAACGCAACCAGCATCGGACGTCAggtcgaaatatttaaaaaacagttCTTCAAGTATTATTCGAGGCATTTTCCAAGCTTGTTTAGCCTCTGTTACGATCCGATAGGCACGCACAAAAAGACGCGCGCCTTTGTAGGCTTTTTAATGGGCTTTCTAATGAGCACCTTTTTGTACGAATTTATCATCGTCGACCTTcggttcgatcaatatactaGTTTCAGCCTCGCCGTCATCGTCGTCACGATGCTATCCATCGGATGCGCCTCGTCGATTCAG GTGAGATGCATTTGCCTGTTGACGATTCCATCGTTTGTCGGGCGTTCGGGTCGCAGTATGTTAAGAGCGTTGGTTTTGGGATACGTAATCGCTGGACCGTTGTTTAATATGGTGTACAATGCAAAAGAAGTAGTGAGAACGTTCGCTTGTACTTCACAATTGACGTACAATCTTACCAAAACACGATTCGATTTGATGTTCAAACCGTTTCAACAG GCTGTTCTCGCCATGAAGACGAACGGAGAAGAAATAAAGGATACACTGTCCTCGGTGAGAGACCTGATGAGTCCAATCGTCGAAGAAATAGAAGGAGAAAACGAGATGATGCGATTGAAAGAGGAAAACGATTATCTGGACGAATTGCAGGGCGACACGAAAAGAAGCAAGGAAATCGAAGAGAAACACGAGAAGAAACTGGAAGAAGCCAAATCGGAGGCAGACGTGTACGAAGCGAAGTACAAGAAGAAGATCGAAGCTCGTTGCGAGGAACAGCTCAGTCGAGGCGCGGACAGGTGCAG GGACATGTTCAGCACCGCTTACAACAACTGTTACGCAAAAGTTACCGTGTTCATTGGCTGGCTTTTATGTTGGCCAATGAAATTGACTTTCGTTTGCAATCTGGCCCAAGCATTAGGCGGATCCAGCGTCTGTGATCCTGCAGGAAAAGTCGACAACGGTATCGGCAAAGGATACGCCGCCCTGAAGA GTACCAGAGACGAGTTCAGCAGGAGTTTAAAGGACGCGAAACTGCAGTACAAAGTAAAACGACCCCCCGTGATCATGGATCTCAAGGATTCCGCCTACGCAGCCAAGATGGTGATCCACGAATTCACCGTACGAAGACAGATCTTCGAGTCTGTGATGGTCATAGTGAAAAGGTGTTTGTCGTTCGTGTTCCTGAAGATCATTCTGAACGCTCAGAGCTACCACGACAAATACTTGGATGAAATCGAGCACGACAACATCTACGTGACGCCATACTTCCGGCGGATCGACGCCAGGAGGAAGGCTCGAGGCAGCTCGACGTTGTTGCCATTGAAAAAAATCGAACGGAAGAAGTTCGTCGATCCGTACAGTTTGAAACCAGGCAAGGCTGAGGGGTTGCAAACCGCGGGACAAATGAGCAAGTTGTTCCTCGAAATAATCACGGCcaccatttttataattttggatAGTTCTTTTTACGAGACTTTGGATCTCATCAGAAGACACGCTCATATAGAATACACGCAG GAGGGTCACCACGACTTGTCGTTGGAAATCCGCGGCACAGGAGTGATAGCGTCGTTGATCAGAAGCGCCGTGCACGGCTTCAACGTGAAAAAGCACGTGAAGACCGTCACCTCGAACAGAGCTTGTCTACCTAGACCGATAAAACTGCCCGGTTACGTGCTACTTCAGATTTACGGTACGTTCCTCGGGATCTTCTTGCTGATCGTCGCGTCCGTTTACACGCAGAGGACGCGTCGAGGCATCTGCTCGTTCTTCTATCGAAAGAGGGAGAAGAGACGCGTCCTCTATCTCTACAACGAGAGTTTACGACGGAGGATCGGTTTCGCGAAGTTCATGAAAGCGAAGGTGAAGAGTCTGGTGAGGACGCGACGTTTGGAGCACGAGGTCGACTTCTGGATGTCTCTGAGGCTGAAATGGCCGCGACGATTCGGATGGTTGAAGTTTTTCGCGTGTGCAAGGGAGAAGTGTCTGATTTGCGGCGATGTGGAGCCCAGAAAAGGACCTAATCATCGACGATGCAACACGCCAGGTTGTCCATTCGTCCACTGCAGCGAGTGTTGGAGGGACGTTGGGAAAATCTGTTACGCTTGCGCCGATTTACCGGAAACCGACTCCGAAGAATACGACACGCAACGCAGCGACTTCTAA
- the Csp4 gene encoding chemosensory protein 4: MEEYKTSRVTSSMFSDRKKPVPKLCGRMKSVMIALVPTICLFSVVVCVEDKYTTKYDNVDIDTVIQTERLLNGYVNCLLDHGACTPDAAELKKNLPDALEHDCSACSEKQKEIADKISHYLIDHRSEDWSLLEAKYDPTGAYRHKYLEKEAREKAID; this comes from the exons ATGGAGGAGTATAAAACATCCAGGGTAACGAGCTCGATGTTCAGTGATCGAAAAAAGCCAGTTCCGAAACTCTGCGGCAGGATGAAGAGTGTCATGATTGCTTTGGTACCTACGATCTGCCTGTTTTCGGTGGTCGTGTGCGTCGAGGACAAGTACACGACAAAATACGACAACGTCGACATCGATacggtgatccaaaccgaaagacTCCTCAATGGATACGTGAACTGTTTGCTGGATCACGGTGCTTGCACCCCTGACGCTGCTGAACTTAAAA AAAATCTTCCTGACGCCTTGGAACACGATTGTTCGGCCTGTAGTGAGAAGCAAAAGGAAATCGCGGACAAGATCTCCCACTATTTGATCGATCACAGATCGGAAGATTGGAGTCTTCTCGAGGCAAAGTATGATCCAACGGGAGCTTACAGACATAAGTATCTCGAAAAAGAAGCAAGAGAAAAAGCAATAGACTAA
- the Ada2b gene encoding transcriptional adapter 2B isoform X2 — translation MADLYAKYNCTYCQEDITGLRVRCVECPDFDLCLQCFSAGAEIGPHKNDHSYQFMDSGTISIFNGRGNWTAREQLRLLDAIEQFGFGNWEDISKHIETRTPEEAKEEYIARYLDGNIGKHTWPPTESYRPNLMDQTKSDHGPLSPDLTSRLPPLDITPEEAAQLGYMPQRDDFERDYNHEAESLVSSLFLNPAEDDDLDIALKLAQVDMYTNNLRERARRKRVVRDYQLVSAFFSSSRKDKALKRKQTKEERDRMRAFAQFYTAQEYEQFLTNLERERELRLRLTELYRYREHGISRHEECAHFEQVIAQTQGQNDAADHWNEKKSAFVNRLYQFAFHLGQQWAVHTNTPPHLKKKVQERISKVNALTASFRKNRDAKSEEEKSYSSIDRKYTAKDLPSSSSSISQTNLNRTTTPANQWAEPDNNLNSSSQHSTSSSSTVEKNYTATTSGKSCSASGDLEERDIELETAAHLLTKQEKSLCLQLDLKPTQYLTQKTLLLQEYLNGNRRSGVVPQSEPERKILHYLVTNGWIAAN, via the exons ATGGCGG ATTTGTATGCTAAATACAACTGCACCTATTGTCAAGAGGACATCACGGGTTTACGTGTAAGATGTGTGGAATGCCCGGATTTCGACCTCTGCTTGCAG TGTTTTTCCGCCGGAGCTGAAATTGGTCCACATAAAAATGATCACTCTTATCAGTTTATG GATTCTGGTACCATTAGTATATTTAATGGTAGAGGAAATTGGACTGCTAGGGAACAACTTAGACTCTTGGATGCCATTGAACAATTTGGTTTTGGAAACTGGGAAGATATTAGTAAACATATTGAAACACGTACGCCAGAAG AAGCAAAAGAAGAATATATTGCTAGATACCTTGATGGCAATATTGGTAAACACACATGGCCACCAACAGAAAGCTATAGACCAAATCTTATGGATCAAACTAAGTCAGATCATGGGCCTCTGTCACCTGATCTTACATCTCGGTTACCACCATTGGATATTACTCCAGAGGAAGCTGCACAATTGGGTTATATGCCACAACGAGATGATTTTGAAAGA GATTACAATCATGAAGCAGAGTCACTCGTATCGTCGTTATTCCTGAATCCAGCAGAGGATGATGATTTGGATATAGCATTGAAACTTGCGCAAGTTGATATGTATACCAACAATTTAAGAGAAAGAGCACGTCGGAAAAGGGTAGTGCGCGATTATCAACTTGTGTCAGCATTCTTTTCATCGTCCAGGAAAGATAAGGCGTTAAAAAGAAAGCAAACAAAGGAGGAAAG GGACAGAATGCGAGCATTTGCACAGTTTTATACGGCGCAGGAGTACGAGCAATTTTTAACAAACCTCGAGAGGGAAAGAGAGTTGCGTTTGCGTCTTACTGAATTATATCGTTATCGGGAACATGGCATTTCAAGGCACGAAGAATGCGCTCATTTTGAGCAAGTAATTGCACAAACTCAGGGACAAAATGACGCAGCGGATCATTGGAATGAAAAAAAATCT GCATTTGTGAACAGATTGTATCAGTTTGCATTTCACTTAGGGCAGCAGTGGGCCGTCCACACCAATACACCGCCACACCTCAAAAAAAAGGTACAAGAGAGAATTTCAAAAGTAAATGCATTAACCGCTTCATTTCGCAAAAATAGAGACGCAAAATC AGAAGAAGAAAAAAGTTACTCTTCCATCGACCGAAAGTACACTGCAAAAGACTTACCCAGCAGCAGCTCCTCAATCAGTCAAACCAATCTCAATCGGACGACGACTCCAGCCAATCAGTGGGCGGAGCCGGATAACAATCTGAATTCTTCCAGCCAGCACTCTACCAGCTCCAGTTCTACTGTAGAAAAGAACTACACTGCGACAACTTCCGGAAAATCTTGTTCGGCGTCTGGAGACTTAGAGGAGCGAGACATAGAATTGGAAACTGCGGCTCATTTGTTAACTAAGCAAGAGAAATCCTTGTGTCTCCAGCTTGATCTGAAGCCAACACAGTATTTAACGCAGAAAACGTTGTTGTTGCAA GAGTATCTAAATGGTAATAGGAGATCTGGCGTTGTACCTCAGTCGGAACCAGAGCGTAAGATACTACATTATCTGGTAACAAATGGCTGGATCGCGGCCAATtga